TTTAACAGGTGAGAAAGATATTAGCAAGATCTTATCTCCACCTAAATCAGAGGATGGTCAGAAGAATAAAAAGTTCGCAGACAAATAAACCTGCCACGGAGTTCCAAGAAATTTCTTCTTATTCACACCTCATGGAACCCACAAGTCCACGTAAAACTCTATTCTGGAATGGATGCGACTCGCAGCTCCCTTGTCTCGCGTATTTATATCTAATAGATTTGGAAGAGCCCACCATGGATCATTTCCGGTAGGCCAATCCAAATCACGGAGCATATGTACGGTGGATAACATATTCCTcttatttgatcaaaaaattatttgttgGATCAAGTTCACAatagatcattaataatttatttttttttcttctttttcatgtaTTATAACAGCATGCTAGGACGCCTTTAATCTCTTATCCTTCTTTTTGAATAAGAAATTATTAGTGATTCAGTGGTCCATAGTGATGGTCcaattgataatattttaatttgatcCTAAATTATTTACATGTAAAAATAATAATGTGGCGAGTGGCTATTGGACTGGTCTACGGGaactgatccatttaataaacaaaCTCGTGAGCACCCGGAGACCGGGCGTTGCGAGAGGGACGGGCACCGGTCCCTGCGGACCATCGCCCATTTGTTTTGATTTCCACGCCATTCCCGGCCTAATCCCGGCGGTTAGACTTCCACGTTAGCTAACAAGACAGTCCCGTAAACTACTAATGGCGGGCTGCTGGCCTTTCCAGATTCACCCTCCCACGAACCGTGTCGGCGTCACCGCGGTAGAGTGGACCGTTCCAAACTACACAGTCTGGGACGAAACCGACGGCTCTGATGCAAGATTTTTCCCTtgatatatttttctttaattctccACTGGGAATTTTAGGAGGCCGTGGGTGGGGAGACTCCAGATTCTTCGTGACTCTCGTCGCCACCTTCCCTCCATCGACACCAACTCTCCTGCTATTTCTATTTAGGGTTTAAGCTATcggcttctcttcttctccttctcttcccaGAACCTTCAAAGATATATagaagaaaagttttttttttgggggtcaTTTCTTCTCCTTaattctcctccctctcttcgaTCTCACCGGAGAATTCTGGAGGAGGAAATCTAGCTTTCTTGTTCGGATCCTACGCCGTTAGATCGAGTCACGGCTTCTCGATCGACGAATTTTTGAGAggtaaggaaaaagaaaaaacgaatttttggaggaaaaaactcttcctctctctctttctatcgcGTCTTGTTTGTAAAATCTTTAACCAAGAAAGCTCGATGCTGGTCATTAGACGGAAGGAGGGagcagagagaaagaagaagagatgaCGGCGGACGAGGCGGCTGCGGTGGTGGCGATCGAGTGTGTGGCGGGGAGCAGGAAGGCGGAGGAGTGGGGTGGCGGCGGGGAGGCGCTGCTGCAGACGGGGGACGTGGTGGAGGAGATCAAGATCGGGAACTCCCCCGCCGTCCGATCGCCGTTCAAGGGGGGGCGCGCCGGCGTCCAGAAGCTCCTTCACGCCTCGTTCAAACGCGGCGACACCTCCATCCACGTCTGGGCTCGGCGGGGCCGCGGCAACGACCCCGCCGAGCTCCAGGCCTGCATCGTCCCGCACCCCGCAGCCGGCCGCCGCCAGTACGTCCTCCGCTCCCTCCACGACCCCAACTACGCCGTCGGCTTCGTCGACCGCTCCGAGAGCGAGTGCCTCGCGATACAAGGTAAACGCCCTTCAAACGTCGTCCTCATAGAATTATTTTTATGCGAACCCCACATCTGCCGTCTGATATTGCCGTCTCCGAAATTATGCGAgcggttttatttttatttttttcttttgaagaaaatttttttatgcgaGCGCTGTGCGCAGGATATTGAGCGCTGTGCGCATATCCTTATCGAGTGATTCTTTTGCACCAAGGGACGCCGGCTTCCTTTGATTAACACCCCAAATCGGCCGGGTTGACAAGTTATGTGATATTTTTGTATCAGCATATTATTGAATAGATTTCAATTATGGAATTGCTTAATAGGAAAAGTAGCTTAAAAAACTGAAAGTCATAAATGATGGAATCTTCAATTACCTTTGTTGTTGGATTCCTTGATCTAGGTTCTTGTTTTATTCCATGATTTATGAAACACTAATCATAGCAAAGGTTGTGCATGTTTATTTTAAGTGATAGTCTAACCCATATACATGTCTTAGTATGTAAAAAATTTGTAAACTATATTTATAAATTGTACACAATATGGTAGCAATGAAGGCTCAGTGCTTAGGAGCACGAGGAATTATATGCCAAAATTTGTAGAACCATTTAATGGTGGCATCCATCACCAATTGAttgattttaaataaatattgttATTATCCCACGAATTTAAGCTACTTGATCTAATATCTTTGGATGTGAAGTTTGATTTTTAGATTGTAGGTTGATATTGTGATCGACTTAGCACTCTAACTATTCTCAATTTTAGTGTATTAGATAACTTTGAATTTAATACTTTATATAATCCATAAAGAACACTTGACTTTGGGAATTCTTTTCAATTATCTTCTGAGCcttattgaaaaaataattataatgctGAATGTGTTTTAATatgcttccaaaaaaaaaaacatgcttCGAAAGGGATATTCATATCTTATGATAaagttaagatttttttttttttttttgttttaaatttaaCTCTTTTACTTTAGAACTCCATATGTGTGATCCAAATCCGATATGGACTTGATCTAGATCCAAATTTTTGGTTGGAACCAGATTATACATGGATCTAATTTGGTCCAAATAATCTATTGGGTTAAAGATTTTAGTTGTGGATCCGATTGGACCAGATTTTTTAACGGGTTGGGTTTAAGTCCAACATTACGACTCGAACAAAGAATCCGATCGGATCGGAGTTCCTTATGATCCGGTTTGACCAAAACCATTTGCACTCTATCATTGATGCATCTCTTCATTTGTAGTAGAATAGTGTTAATGTAATTCTTATGTAGACTTAGTCCACAATAAAAAATGATGTAGACAAAGCCGATGAAAAAAATGCCATATGGCTGCAATTACTTCAACACACTTGTTTAACAATCTCGAAATACTGCTGGATATTTCTTGGCTTGTCTATGGCATTTATGATTGACTAAGCTTACCCTAGAATTTTCAGTTAATAACATAGGCTTTTGGTTAACTTGATCAATTAATGTTTCTACAGTTCTCAAAGCCGTGCATAATTAGAACATATATATCTATTATCTACGTAGTGCTGAGAGGCATGGTGCCCATTTGGCAGTGAAAGGGTGAAGTTTGGCGTTTTATAAAGTGCGATGGTCCAACTTGCAAGTATTATCTGCACTTAATGTTGTGCTAATGCTAGGGGTTTACGTGTGGAAACATCTAAAATGGTTTCTATTAGGCCGGCTGCTCGTGGGGCCATTGTGGCTGATAATTAGTTTTATTTAATGTGGTAGGTGGTGAATTCAATATTTTGCTGGACAATATGCCACCGTTGACCATTTACTCTTGCTAACTTAGTAGTGGATTAATTAGATACAAGAATGATACATGCATGATATGCTGAAAGataataaaaattgaaatattatTTGATGATGACAAGATAATagaaacttaaaaataaaataaaaaatattatacacaaAATATATTGAATAATTATTGATAATACTATCGTTAACATCTTACTAACAAAATGGTCAGCAATAATGGAAAAGAGGAATTGCTAAACATAATATGTGAATGTTTCTGGTAGGATAGAAAAAATATGtacttatattatgatatttgttcctttttgatttgatatggaggattttgattttttttttctttttttaaaattgataaatTGATTTCATTTTGATTAGAGCATTCATCTTGTTTCAacctataaaaaaatagaaaataattagtaatatatataggatttaaataaataaatagaaaaatagcTTAATTATAATCTTTTGTTAGATTGATCGTATGTACTTAAATTTCTATTAGATCAGCTACTCGGTAGATCCTTTGTGGTTAGTAATTAGTTTTATTTAATATGGTAGGTGGTGATTCAATAGTTTGCCGTACAGTATGCCACAGTGGACCATGGACTTTGCTGACTATTCATGCCCCTTTTGCTGTTCTTGGATTGATACAATAAGGAATATTAATTTGACTAGACTAATCTTGGGTGGTCTCCGGATGCTGGATTTGATTTGAGGGTTGGAATATTAGGACTCGTGTGCCCTGAGCTTAAGATAGGTGCAAAGGGAGGGATCAAAGATGAGCCAATTCGAGGAAAAGTTAGATCAAAGCTTCTTTATGGTTAGGTCGATAATTTAGACTGTAGAAACTCTCTTTCCAGGCACTTGGTTATGATTGTTCAGTGCAAGAATAGGTAATTAACCATGGTTGATTGTATTTTGTTGTTTACATAGCTTAAGAGAAAGTCCATCTTAAGAAAGTCTTGGTGGAGAGCTCATATAATTctcatcaaaatttttagtggttGTATATGCTCATAAACATATTATTCTGCTTAGGATTTCAGCTTATTTGTTCGTTAATGTTTTGTACTGTGGTTGTATATGTAGCTACAGTTGCGTGTACAAGCATCTACTATAAGCTAAAGAAAATTTGCCTTTTAGTTAGTTCTATTTCGATCATCATCATAGGAAGAGTAAAATTTGATCACCATAATGTGCTATTCTATTTTTGACAAGTTAGAAACTAATAGCATTCCTTATGGTGTTATTGATTTTTTCTTGTAATCCATTGAAACTTTGAtgatttggatatatatataaatctgaAGTTATTTCAAAACTGTAATGAAGTGTCTTCATgacattaaaataattaatatagtTGTTTTCTGGATGAAGTTAATTTATTTTACAGTTTTGTAGTTTGATTAACCATAAATCCATCTCATCTTGCATTTTGATTGGAAATAGAAGGAATTCTTCACATGATATGTCTTCCACAAATCCGACCAGGTCATCTAACCTCGTTGTATTGGCAAAGGAATTCGTTGTGTTGATTCAAATTATGATAACAATCAAACATATAAAAAACTGCATGATGGAGTTTGGTAAAATTAGATAATTAGAATGTTGCCCAAGAAAACCATGGGCGAGGGGCTGTTCCTCCTAAACCAGTCATATACCACAACTTTGGGATTTGTGAGCATTAGAGATCAGTTAAAGTAATCTAGTCAACCAATCATTCCTACTCGTTGTCATGAAACAATTAACTATACCCTAAGTATGGACAAAAATTAGTCTTAGTCTTCTAGATGCATCAATGTATTAAAAAATGCCTATTGCTTTATTCATTGTTTAGTCAAACATGAGGCAGGAATTATCTGTCATGTCGTACCTCCAATCTCTGTTGAAAAAACGGTACTCCATAAATTAGTCAACTGTAACGCCGCTCAACTTTTTCTATCTCCACCAATCACCGACTCCTCCATGATTGGCTGAAAGAGCCGCCAAGAGTAATAACTCTTGCCAACCTCTACAAATGATGCAACAAGGCTCCAGGTTGTTACCCCTGCGTCTCTTCACCGTTGGACTTCTACTTTCGTATCTCGTGCAAGCTCACGCTAATACATTTTATCTCCATTTGAGAAGGCTCGAGGAGCTCGAGGGTAGCGTGCGCACTGGACAAAGCGCAGCTCCAAGATGGTTATGTGTCATATCCTTGGGAGAAGAAGATGAGGGAATCAATGCCCATACCAAACTCGAGCTGCTTCCTCTCGCTGCTTGTACTTCCAAAGGCATCGGACCCTTCAGCCACTCGCTACAACTCTCTTGAGGACACCTTAGCCCGGGCCAATTCTTGGCTCAACTCCTCCCAGGCCTCTGGAGTTCCCATTGCGTTCATGAATATCCAGACCGAAGCCCTCCTCACCAAGGTAATTAAAATTTAGGGCCCGGGATCTCTATAATTAGGAGGTGAGAATTTTTCTTATAGTTTGTGAGTGAGAAAATGAATGTTTTTTATGTTGACAGATCTCTGGAGAGACAGCCTCCTCTACCGTAAACATGGGATCGCTGGCCGACCTTTCAAACTTGGCAAACGTGAGCCTGTATGGGTTTGAGGATTACCATGGTGTGGACATTGGGGTGGTCAGAGCAGTTCGGCTCTGGTACACGCCGGCAGCAGGAGAAATGGCAGTGGAGATCAGACTACAGGAAGGCGATACCAGGCTGGGCTTTGCAATTAGTCGCACCGAAGAAGTATTCTCTTGCTCCTTTTGGCTATTTTCTGTTAGATGTTTCTATTCTAATGCGTCGTTCCAAACTCCGTGCATGGGTCATGTTCTATCTCGAGGTTTTATAAGCCTTTCATCTCCACTGTTGCAAGGCTCAAGAACTTTATCGCTATGTTCTCTAAACACTTGATGGTTTTCCCATCACGTACTTTTGTTTGTCAATTTCCCATCACAGTGTTTGCATATACTCCCATATTATTTGTGATTTATCACGAATGCATTTATGGAtaatttgttcttatttttattGTTGCCTTAATTTGCTGCTATCAACACTACTGTTTAATATCATGCTATAGCTTATAGGTATATAAAATTTTACGTCTCTTTGAATGATGAtttcctgcactaaattttcatgAATTTGGATTTTTATTCTTATTGCCATGCTTGAAACAGAGCTCATGAGTTTCCGGAGAATAtccattaattcatatataatggtGTGGACTTCTTTTCATATATACTACTTAAAAATTATGGATGAGCTATGCTCTTTTAAACTTTCTTCTGTCTACAGGGATTTATCTACATATCATCAGTAACAGACGACGACAGCACAGGAGTGGCTGCAACTCGATCAGGGCTCAGGGAGCTGTATAGAGAAGCAACAAGAGCATCGAAGCTGTTGGTGATCGCAAGGCTTGGGAACGAGAAGGTGCTTCCTTGGATGGTTTCCACCTCGGGAGCCATCCGATGCTTTGACACAGTCTCTCTCAGCCAGAAGCTCTCGCTGCACCGCCATGCATTGAGGCCCATTTTACTCCACGTGCTCATGTGGGAGACGTCTCCATTCAATCTTAGCAGAGGGGTTGAACGGTCCGAGCCTCCGGCACCTCCACCATCATTTGTGCCGCCACCTCCAGTGGATGAAGTGCCGAGGAACTTGGTCTTTGGTGATGGATCCGGGGCGGAGCTCGGTAGGGACACGGCAGGGGATGTGTCCTTTAGATTTCACAACTTCTCACTTCCAAATAATTGGGTATGATCTTCTTCAACCATGCCAGCTTCTACTGTGTATATATGGGAGTGATATGTGAGAAGGTCCTTGCCTTCACGTTAGCAGTTATCGCTCTCTCCCTTGGTGCTTGATGCATTCATGAGGATTATTTATGGAAACGAGCATCGATCGGCTGTCTAGCTATGATGTGGTCTTAGAATCCTAGTAATGATTATGAATGCTAATTGGTTCCTGTTGTAAATTGAAAAAGCTAGAACCAGCTTGAAAGAGGTTTCTCGAGTGCTGAGAGAATAAACTTTTTGTATAGTTGTGCACATGCCATCTTGGACTCTTTTGGCTACTGCAAGACTCACACGTAATTGCAAGCAATGGTTTGAAGGGTAAGGGCCTATTTGGCTGCTGTTCGCATAGGTCATCCCTTGGTTTGACTCTACTTGTGATATTGGAAACTGTGGAAAAATTCGGTATGGTACCCATCTAACCTTTTCTGTCATGATTGGCGTATGTTGGTTTTATCCAACAGAGAGTTTACGCAGGAAACCCAGCGGATGAAATTATGAAGTTGGCATAAGCCCAGCGGTTGGACCTATGCTTTTAACTGTGGGTTTGAGCCATGGGAGGTGCTTTTCAATTTTCCAACCTAGATAATTGGCATTTGTGATGCTCTCAACCCCGCGCTTGGAGGTCCAACACCCATTTTCTTGAGGAAtgctctcaaatttttttctcgaaaCATATACTTCTCCAATTTTTGCATGCGACTCCTATAAACCACTTGAACCACACAATATCTGGTTACTCGTCTCCATGCATTACTTAAAGGACTTTTGCATGATCAACAGACGATGTATATTTATTGAACCATGGAAATCCTTGCATGTCGAGTCAAAAGCTAGAGATCATCACTTTCGGCCCCCAACGTCATCATGGAATCGTTTGGCACCGGTCTAGAAAAGATGGCTGCAAACATTCATCCAATTGTATCCGCACCTAAAAGTTGGCAACCTGCACCAACTCGGTAAGGAGAAATTACTTTCCGCACTGTATGCACCATCTGGCTCTGCGTGCCATCAATCACAACGACTGCTCATTCCTACCATGATGCACTCAGATGCGTGATTTATGAACTGCATGCACCATCTGGCTCTGCATGCCATCAATCACAACAACTGCTCATTCCTATCATGATGCACTCAGATGTGTAATTTATGAGTAGGGTATACAAAAACGAGTAATTATAATTTGTGGCATGCACGGTTGCTTGATGCACGTGTTATAGGAATAATTTTTCTGGGATAAGGGCTGTGTTCTTCGTGTGAAAAAAAAGATTCATCTTCCTTCGCATGAATCCACCGATGGATCATGCATCACCTTGAGAGCCGTGCAGCATAATGAACGAGAGAGTTTGAAGTGCTTTGATATCTATGTGGGGCATGATCCAATGAACAATTTCGTGGAAGAAGATCAATGACAACCTGAAGCCACACCCCTTAGCATCGTCGACACCTTTGGTGCCAGCATCATTGATGACCTTTGGGGCCATCCAGCATCTAGTGAGGAAGCTAAAATTATGCATGTCGAGATGGTGGCATATCATGTGTTCTGTTATGTAGAATTTACATATGTAACGTGCTATATATCGAGCAAGAGGGGATGTAGCTAGAGTGCACTATGTcatgattgtaattaacaccatTAAAAGATGGCCAATAATGATAcagtttcaaaaatttatttttactagTTAATTATATAAATCACAATTCACAAAGAATAATGAATATGTTGCTATCTAAAATCCGATCTGATGTTGTGGCAGACAGGTGTAGATTGGCCAGTTTGTTCAGAGTAGAAGTATGACCTATGAGCAAAAAAGTAAAGATGAGAGCAGAATAGATGCAATTTTGTATTGAATTATATTGTTGTTTACTTCGAGCAAGTGAGTTATATTGTTTCTGGAATTGAGGTTAACCATATCTCGATGTAGTTGGtttctaccttttttttttttttttggaagactgCTTTCCTCCATAAGATCAAATGATCAAACCTTGTCACTCAAAGTTCTAAACTGTGTACACCCTTAATTCCTTATAATGACAGAATTTGCACAGCAGCTAAAAGCCTTGGACACGCTCAACTAATCAAAAGTAGGATTCCAACTGCAAAGATGGTGTTGCCAAGATCACTTCAACTTTGTAAAGCGAAGAACACATTTTTAAAGGAATGGCAATGGATTCAAGCGTGGCTCTACAGTGCACACCAGTGCTTGTGCTCTTGGAAGTGTCAAGCCTGGTCCCTCCGTCATGTCCACAGTTCCACTGCCATTAACCTTCCATTCGAAGCACTGTATCAGGGCACCAAGAGCTGGCTGAATGATCTGCAGTGCTAATGAAGTACCAGGGCAGACCCTTCTTCCACTCCCAAATGGTAACAAGTGGTAGTGTTGCCCTCTGACATCAATCATACTTTGTTCACCTTCCATAAATCTTTCTGGCTGGAATTTAAGTGGCTCGACCCAGTGGTTGGGGTCCCTTCCAATGGCCCATACGTTGACGAAGAGCCTCGTGTTTGCAGGGATGTTGTATCCATTGATCATGCAATCCTGGGTCGATTCTCGAACAATCATTGGGCCCGTCGGATGGAGCCTCAGCGTCTCCTTCACGATCGCTTGGAGGTATGGGAGGTTGGGGATGTCCGACTCCTCGACCAGCCTATTCTTGCCGACGACTGCATCAATCTCTTCTCCTGCCTTTTGTAGTATGGTAGGATGATTGATTAACTCTGCTAATGCCCATTCTATTGTAATTGCCGATGTGTCGGTACCGGCAGCAAAGATATCCTGCCAAACCAAATTGTTTCTAAATAAGTGATAAACTTttgtataaatagatctattgtaAACTCTAATTCATGATGATCAAAGTTAATTCATATGTTTCAAACCGTTATGCCATGATGATACAACAAAGTTTTCATAAATTATATgtttttaatgatgaaattatctgTTCTACATTATgaaaagaaatatttttctcttttcaaggcttaacattttttccttttttgcaaAATGAtgaaaagtatatatatatatttattttattttatttttttctgagaaAAACGTTGAGATTTGTTGCTGCAAATCAAACTTTCACTAGTAAAAGAACCTGCTGAAGGCTTTCAGCTGGACCTAGCCCAAGCACTGGATGCATTCACTCCAACCACGCCAACAAAATCCAATGAGAACAAAAGAAGCAGGGGATTCCAACGGTCATACCAGAATGAAAGCCTTGATGTTCTCTCTGCTCAGCTTCACTTGCGCAGTCTCATCCTCCGATATATCAAGCAATATATCAAGCAAATCCTTCGCATTTCCCATCTCCTTCGCCTCCTTCCTTGCCTCCTCCTTCTCCTTCATTATCCTCTCCATCATCCCATCAAACCGACGATGAAGGTCCTCGAGTCTCCTATCGAACCCCTGCAAGTCCAAATTCTTGCAGAATCCGATATAATCAGCTAAATTAAACTTCCCTGTGAGCTCCGCAGTTTCCTCGACCAACTTCCTCGCCTCCTCGGCCTCCCCATCGGACCCCGAACATCTCCGGCTCATTGTCATCCGGGAAATGACATTGTTGGTTAGTTTAATCAGCTCCAAACCCATGTCCACAGCTTTCCGTTCCTTGGAATTCTTGTTCACGGCTTGTAAGAGCCGGAGTATCTCCTCACGCCTTATTGGTAGGAGTTGCTCCAGTGTACGACCCCCCAGGAGTTCCGACATGCAGAGCTTCTTCATGAACTTCCAGTAAGGGCCGTAGGGGGCGAAGGAGAAGTCAGCGGAGCCGTAGGTGAGGTAGCTGACGGCCTTGGATTGAGGACGGTCAGAGAAGGCGAGATCATGAGTCCTGAGGAACCCTTTGGCTGTCTCGGCCGAGCAGGCCACGACGCATGGGACCGAGCCTAGTCGGAGGTGGATCAGGGGGCCGTAGCGTAGGGAGAGCTTGTAGAGGGCTTGGTGAGGGATGGGGGTAAGTAGGTAGAGGTGGCCGATGATAGGCAGGGCGAACGGGCTTGGTGGAAGGCGGAAACGGGTGCGGGAGTTGAAGAAGAGGGCGCGGATGATGTAGATGGAGAGAATACAtatgaaggaggagaggatggcaTAAGATTTGAGGTCTTCTACTCCGCCCATGGTGAGTGGTTTTGTCATGGGAGTTTGATGTAGAGACTTTTGGTGATGGGGGAGGAAATTGGAGAGGTGGTTCTTATGGGCCTTGATCGCCTTGGAGAAGGCTGTGAGACAAAATAAGAAGCTATCTTATTCTTAGGACGGCTGAAGTAATGATTGAGAAATGATGAGAACATGAACAACTACTTTAGACAAAGTGCATTAAACTATGATTTGTTTAATAAAATCagaattttttgtttttttgtcttTTATAAGCTAAATTACATGTTCTAAAAGTGATGTCTTTCCATTTATTTGTAAATCGAGAAATTAAGTACTAAATCTGCGTTTAGAATGCAAGTATCGTGGACAGAATCTTATTTAGAAGGGCAGAGGAGTAAAAGTAACAACATGTCATACCACATCTTACTCATCACAATTTTTAGCAGACCTGGCTCAAATTACCTTCTCAGCTACGAGATAATGATACTCGCagtgaaaaaatttgatttgcatggaCAAAGTGACCGACAATATGGATCACCTCTCACAATTGCAGGACTCGTTCAGTTGTCTCAGCTGCTAGGGATGGTTGATTTTCAGAAGCATGAGATGACTAGGCCTTGGGCTCCAGCGGCCATTTGTCTTTTTAATAATAAACAAACAGAATAGTTTACAATTTGGGGTATGAGTGGGACAGGCTAACAAGTCAAGAATACACGACAGCAAATGATGACTTAATGATCATGACCAACAGAAAACTTTGTGTTCTCCGTCGTTTCTTCTTGTCCTCGAGACCATCCTTGAAGAAATACATGTGCTAATCTAAACAAAGGATGAACATGGATATTAACCTCAAGTTCTGAGACGTACTTTCATGGCTTCTTCTGTCTTAACAACAACAGAGTGACAGCTTCTCTGCTTTTGTCCTTGAAAGTTTGCATGTGAGATTATGTTTAATAGATTAATTAAAGTTTGATGACCAGTAGGATGTTAACCTGTAAGCTTAAGCAAGTGAAGGAAAACAAGTAACTGAAACAGGGGATTAATAACCTTTggcattatttattattattattattattatttttgattaaagcTGGAGGCCGAGGCCACCAACAAGATTTATTGAAATTGCAACATAGGAGGAGTTAGCAGAGTTTGCAGACTTTGAGATTACATCAAGCCACACAATGAGGAACAAGACAGCAGGGAGATGACGGTATGAGATAAGTGAGTGATACAACAGAACAGAGTTGGGAGCAGAGTAGTGAGATTAGGAACTTGGCAAGGAGGATGAAACTCGCTGGATCTTGGACCAGATTGCACCAAAGACCTTCAGTTGGTTGGAATTGCAAAGGATCGATCAGTCTCTGAAGAGGGACAAGGCATCCCATGCGATTGCCTGCAATGAAGGGGCTTTATTGAGAAAGAGTCTAGCGTTACGCTCTCTCCAGCTCCTCCAAGCAATGGCAGAGAAGGGCAATGGCACCTCCAAGCATTATTTATTATTTCTTTGATGAAAAGTGAGAGAAAATTGATTTCTTAACTAACAAGTGGTGCAACCCCATAAGACTTGCAACTCACCGTCAACTCAGCTTCCACATAAGTTTAATTTCTTATCAaacatcatcataaaaaaattcttaagaatGTATCGATATTTTATTAggtggatgtctgatcaggacatCACCTCTCAGGATCTTTTGATACTGCAcgatacagcaggaagaaagaagaaacaaaataaaaaataatcaaaatacgtagatcagctacAAAAAGATTCACCTCCACGAGACATATAAacatcactataaaaaaaaaaaatttacaagagaagatctcatcctcaacccttgtacactcaatttctctctcacagaaagtttccctcacaaaagctctctcttggaagatcctcctgaatccctgaagtaactgctgtccgctgtccaagagTCATGCTCTTTCTCTCACAGTGTCGTATGCGGTTCTCTTTCTTCACGGTGTTCACGTTCTGTAGTTTTCGTGCGACCTCACAAAGAACTGAGACACCACGCCACAATTCTCACAGGTTTTCGTGAGAAAAAATAAGCCAAAAGACCATACATCCTTCTGTTCACcgatcaggcccttttaaagggcttaaatctGAATTAGGTTAGGTTTAGGAGTCTTAAACCAATCCAATTAAGGCCCCAAGCCGTTGGATCATGACCGCAAGCCACC
The DNA window shown above is from Elaeis guineensis isolate ETL-2024a chromosome 8, EG11, whole genome shotgun sequence and carries:
- the LOC105050497 gene encoding uncharacterized protein, which produces MTADEAAAVVAIECVAGSRKAEEWGGGGEALLQTGDVVEEIKIGNSPAVRSPFKGGRAGVQKLLHASFKRGDTSIHVWARRGRGNDPAELQACIVPHPAAGRRQYVLRSLHDPNYAVGFVDRSESECLAIQGSRSSRVACALDKAQLQDGYVSYPWEKKMRESMPIPNSSCFLSLLVLPKASDPSATRYNSLEDTLARANSWLNSSQASGVPIAFMNIQTEALLTKISGETASSTVNMGSLADLSNLANVSLYGFEDYHGVDIGVVRAVRLWYTPAAGEMAVEIRLQEGDTRLGFAISRTEEGFIYISSVTDDDSTGVAATRSGLRELYREATRASKLLVIARLGNEKVLPWMVSTSGAIRCFDTVSLSQKLSLHRHALRPILLHVLMWETSPFNLSRGVERSEPPAPPPSFVPPPPVDEVPRNLVFGDGSGAELGRDTAGDVSFRFHNFSLPNNWV
- the LOC105050598 gene encoding cytochrome P450 93A3 translates to MTKPLTMGGVEDLKSYAILSSFICILSIYIIRALFFNSRTRFRLPPSPFALPIIGHLYLLTPIPHQALYKLSLRYGPLIHLRLGSVPCVVACSAETAKGFLRTHDLAFSDRPQSKAVSYLTYGSADFSFAPYGPYWKFMKKLCMSELLGGRTLEQLLPIRREEILRLLQAVNKNSKERKAVDMGLELIKLTNNVISRMTMSRRCSGSDGEAEEARKLVEETAELTGKFNLADYIGFCKNLDLQGFDRRLEDLHRRFDGMMERIMKEKEEARKEAKEMGNAKDLLDILLDISEDETAQVKLSRENIKAFILDIFAAGTDTSAITIEWALAELINHPTILQKAGEEIDAVVGKNRLVEESDIPNLPYLQAIVKETLRLHPTGPMIVRESTQDCMINGYNIPANTRLFVNVWAIGRDPNHWVEPLKFQPERFMEGEQSMIDVRGQHYHLLPFGSGRRVCPGTSLALQIIQPALGALIQCFEWKVNGSGTVDMTEGPGLTLPRAQALVCTVEPRLNPLPFL